The genomic region TCGGCTATCCTTCCAACCACCGCAGTTACAAGTGTCTCGATCTCTCCACACATCAAATAATTATTTCTCGTCATGTTCACTTTGAAGAGTCCATATTCCCTTACAAAATTCAATCCCCAACACCCCCACCCTCTTATGACTTCTTACACTCCTCCCTCCACCCACTGTTTTGGGACAACACCACCACCCCATCCACATCGCCCAACTCCCCTAGCCCAACTACAAATACCCCAACAGCCCCACATCTCACTTCTCCTAATTCTGGCCCACTCGATTCCTCGGCCCATCAGTCCACCCAACCTCTCGGCCCACCTATCATCCCTCCTCCTTCCAGCCAACTTCACCCCTCGGCCCAACAGCCTACTACCCCGCCTACCCCTAACCTGAACCAACCCAACTCCTCACCACCCGCCCACTGCCCAAGCCAACCACCCTCATCCTTTTCACCTATTCCATCTCCTCCGTCCCCACCACCTCCACTCACGACTCGCACCATTCGCACGCGATCTATGAGTGGCATCACTAAACCTAAACAAATATTTAATTTGCATACCACCACTGTTGTCCCCATCCCCAAAAACCCTCGGGTTGCCTTAGCCATCCCGGAGTGGTATAATGCCATGACTAACGAATTTAGTGCACTTATTAAAAACAAGACCTGGGAACTTGTACCCAGACAACCCAATATGAACATAATTCGTAGTATGTGGCTCTTCAAGCATAAGTACAGGTCCGATGGCAGTTTGGAGCGGTATAAAGCAAGGTTGGTTTGTGATGGTCGTAATCAACAGACAGGTATCAACTGTGGTGAGACTTTTAGCCCGGTGGTCAAACCGGCCACTATTCGATTGGTTCTCTCCCTTGCATTAGCCAAATCATGGCAGATACACCAGCTTGATGTAACCAATGCGTTTCTGCATGGTAACTTGGAGGAAACTATCTACATGTACCAACCCATGGGGTTTCATCATAAAGATTACCCAGATCATGTTTGTCGCCTAAAGAAATCCCTATACGGCCTCAAACAAGCACCCAGGGCTTGGTACCAGCGGTTCACTGACTTTGTCACTCTTCAGGGGCTTCCGTCAAAGTAAGTCAGACAACTCTCTGTTTGTCTACAAACATGGACATGATGTGGCATATCTTCTcatttatgttgatgatattattctCACCACTTCCTCGGATGCACTATGACATCGGCTTATGGGTGCTCTATCTGGGGAATTTGCCATGAAGGATTTGGGGTCTCTGTCTTATTTTTTTTGGGTATCCAGGTTGAACGAGATGGAAACCACATGTTTCTCTCTCAAGAGGCTTATGTTCGTGATATTATTCATGGTGCTTCTATGGATTCTTGCAAGCCTATTGCCACTCCCGTCGGCACACAAACGAAACTATCCTCAGACTCCGGCCCTTTACACGATGACCCTACTACCTATCGGAGTTTAGCCGGGGCACTTCAGTATCTGACATTCACTCGACCAGATATATCATACGCGGTTCAGCAGGTATGCATGAACATGCATTCTCCTCGTATTGCCCATTGGAATGCTTTAAAACGCATCATCCGATACATCCAAGGGACTTCCGATTTTGGACTTCATCTTGGCCCGGCTCAGAATTTCTCTTTGGTTGCCTATACGGATGTGGATTGGGCTGGATGCCCGGACACTTTTCGGTCAACGTCCGGGTACTGTGTGTATATGGGTGACAATCTCATCTCCTGGTCCTCTAAACGTCAGTCCACGATCTCCCGCTCCAGTGCTGAAGCCGAGTATCGGGGTGTCGCTAATGTTGTCGTAGATATTTGCTGTCTACGGAACCTTCTTCTCGAATTACATCACCCATTGTCTCGCGCGACTCTTGTTTACTACGACAATGTGAGTGCTATCTATCTCTCAATCTGGTACAGCATCAGTGGACTTAGCACATCGAGCTGGATATACACGTTGTTCGTGAACATGTTCAACGCGGTCACATTAGAGTCCTTCATGTGCCTTCTCGCCATCAGATCTCTGACATATTCACCAAAGGCCTCCCTCGTGTCCTATTCGATGACTTCAGATCCAGTCTAAGCATTCAGCCTCCCAacgcttcgactgcgggggtgtaatagaaTATGTGTATATTAGGAAAGGATTGTATATTGTTACTTGTAAATATTGCCTCAAGATTAGGCGATTCTGTTTTGTACTATTTATATTAAATTGGTGATAATAAGAAGTCAAGGGATTTACATTTTATCATCGACAACCAGAATTGATGGATCACCGACAAATTATTGACGAGAAGTCTTATCTAAAATTTTATCTTCAGAATTTTTGACGGTTCTTCGATGGCATATTTGTCACAAGTACAAAGTAAATGACGTCTGAGAAGGCTGATATGAAATCTTATCTAAAATTTAATCCTTGAAAGTGTGTGTGGTTCCATCAGGAATCATCATCAGATTCTCCACAAGAAATTTAAATCTCAGGTTATTTTATCAAGTAATTGAATCAATTGTCGTAGATTCAACCACGTGCGTTACTTTTTTGGTAAGCCATTTCACTACAAATAAAGCTAGTTATCGACATAAACTTGTCGGTAATGACCGGTTGGAAATATTGTTGTGTAATCTCATTTGTGACAGTAAACTGACGGATCACCGATAACATGTGAAAGGTTATATATCCACAGTGGTCTTTTCGATGGAATATCGACCGCAACTATACGGAAGGATTTTACCACGCACTCCTTTAAGTTTTGCTTACAAAATGACATTTGATATTACCAATAGGCTCctttaagaagaaaaaaaattaaatttcctAGAGAAcaaattaaattattaaattttatGATTTCTAAATACAAAAtgcaaaaataataaaaatcagACAAGGTAAATCAAATAGAAATGTAACTACCTTATTTTTACACAGGCACACATCAGCTTCGAAGTCTTTCAGGCGTCTTCGACAAACGTATACATTGTACTGCACTTTATTTTGCAACTTCACAATCCTGCTCATGAGTCATGGCTATTTTCATCAAGTCATCGAGCTCGCATTTTAAGATTCAACTATGTATGTTGATAGCATTCTCGAGTCGCCTAACAAATTCGCCACATAGGATCACCAGATCATCCAGTCTACTATGGCATTCGTGATTTCAACTCGCTTATGAGCATCATCGGTTCTGGAATATTCAATATCTAGACTATTCCTTAACACGGATCGAGATCACATTTTCTCTAGAGTTCTTTGTAGAACCTTCCATAGGTTCCAGCATGATCCTTCATTATTCTAATCTACTTGGACCTAATTTGTGGTGATTTTCTAGGCTGTTCTTGGACTCTTTCATCTAGTTGTGACCATCTCAACATTTAGTTACTATTTCAACATTGAATGTGATAACATGTGACTGTATCCAACATTATTAAATTATAAATCAAAGAAACGTGTTCAACtcgcccttctcattcacaaaaCTCGAATATCATAAATATTGAACATAAAAGCCACCACTACATTCTACGAATCAGTATAGCCTGTTTTGGGAAAAGACTCCCAACTCCCAAACACCATCGCTTCTTTCTCATAGGGACTCCACTGAGACTACCTCTTATATGTTAACAATTATAAACTCCATGGATGATCATTCCAGCGAATCTGAAGCCGGTCAAACACTTGGTAATAATCATGTTTTTATTAGAGACAAATCAATTAATCAATCAACTCAATCATCAAATGAAGGAAATCACGTTTAGAGAATATTTGTATTTACTATTATAATTGTATCCTAGAATAGCTCCACTAATATCTCTTGTCCAGTTGTAGTTTTTGCCTATTTAAGGCTGTATAAGTTGTGAATAAAATCCATTCAACCATTCAACATAATATGGTATCAAGAGCCACTCAACTcctttgagtttttttttttctctctctcgaTCCACCTCCACACTTCTGCCCTCATTCTTTCACACCATGGCACCAAAATCCATTGTTGAAGTCACCTCTCACACTCACTTTCCGATCAAACTTACCGCCACCAACTACCCATCGTGGTGCAAACAGGTCATGGCCACGTTAGTCGGCCTCGGTCTCGAAACTTTTGTTGATGGTTCAACCAGCCCACCCTAGAAACAACTTCCCTCTGATGTCACTAAACCCAACCCTGAATACACCCTATGGTTCCGCCAAGATCAGATCATTCTTGGCGCGATTCTCGGTTGCTGCTCCGACTCCATTCAACACATCCTTGCTTCCGCTGACACATCCAAACAAGCCTTTGAACAACTAAATGCTAGTTTTGCAGGCACCTCGCGGTCTCGCATCATATCCTTGAAGTCTCGTCTTGCAAAGAACCCCAAAGGTACCCGATCAATGGCTGAATTtctacatgatatgaaagcaaaTGCCGATGAACTCACCTTGGCCCGTGAACCGGTCACTGATGAAGATCTGATCTTACACATTGTCAACCAACTCGGCGATGATTATGCTAATGTTGTTGTTGTCCTTAAAATGAGAGACACCACTATTACATTTGCTGATCTTTTCGACAAACTCGTTGATCATGAACGAACTCTACTGGAGGCGCAATCGGCCTCACCGGTGGTAACGGTCAACACGGCGCAAAGGTTCCCATCCCGTCTAAATGGCAAACCCAACTCAGATTCTCGCGGTACACCCCGGTTCAACAACAATGGGTCACGGTTCACTAAATCTCAACCACAACAAGGCTGGAACAATACCCCATCTCGCGGTAATCGTAATTCCTTTTTTTTGTCAATATTGCTCTATTCCAGGTCACGACACCAAGGAGTGCAGGAAGCTGGCGCGTTTTCTAAAAGAAAATAATATTACCATCTCCATACCTACGCCATCAAGCCCAATGATCAATACCTCCTCAGCGAGATCAACTTCACAGTCTACACCATGGGCAATGTTTGATACAGGTGCCATGAATCATGCATATCCTGAAGGTGCATCCCTCCACACCCTATCCGAATACGGTGGCCCCGATGAAGTGGTGCTCGGAAATGGTACGAGTCTTCCTatcactcatgtcggtcaaaccaCATTACCCACTAATTCTCGCTCCTTAAAATTAACCAATGTTTTACTAGTACCATAGCTACGTCATAAACTTATTTGAGTTGCAAAGTTGTGTCGTAATAACAATGTCTCTGCTGAATTTTTTCCCCAACATTTTTTTGGTGAAGGATCTTTGCACGGGGGCGCCTCTCATGCGGGGAACCAACATCAATGATATCTATTATGCCACCACTCAAAGTCTCAAGCAACTCAACTCGACCATTGCAACCGTTTCTCTCATGGCATCACAAACTTGGACACCCATCAATCAAAGTTTTTAAATTGTTACTTAAAAATTTAGGCCTTGATTCAAATAAATTGTCCAAACTTTCTTTTCACTGTGATGCTTGCTCTATTAATAAAAGTCATAAAATTCCTTTTGGCACAAACTCATTCAAAGTTAACAAAGCACTTGAACTAGTGTACTCGGATGTTTGGGGTCCCGTTCAAACTTCAAATGATGGTTACAACTATTATGTTATTTTTGTTGACTACTTTTCTAAATATACATGGCTTTATCCGATGAAGCGAAAATCCGATGTCTCAACCTTATTTCCAATTTTTAAAACACTTGTTGAAAAATTCTTCCATACACACTTGTCTCACTTTTTTCAGACAACGGT from Helianthus annuus cultivar XRQ/B chromosome 10, HanXRQr2.0-SUNRISE, whole genome shotgun sequence harbors:
- the LOC110881040 gene encoding uncharacterized mitochondrial protein AtMg00810-like — its product is MTSAYGCSIWGICHEGFGVSVLFFLGIQVERDGNHMFLSQEAYVRDIIHGASMDSCKPIATPVGTQTKLSSDSGPLHDDPTTYRSLAGALQYLTFTRPDISYAVQQVCMNMHSPRIAHWNALKRIIRYIQGTSDFGLHLGPAQNFSLVAYTDVDWAGCPDTFRSTSGYCVYMGDNLISWSSKRQSTISRSSAEAEYRGVANVVVDICCLRNLLLELHHPLSRATLVYYDNVSAIYLSIWYSISGLSTSSWIYTLFVNMFNAVTLESFMCLLAIRSLTYSPKASLVSYSMTSDPV